In one Neobacillus sp. CF12 genomic region, the following are encoded:
- the hepT gene encoding heptaprenyl diphosphate synthase component II: MKLKMMYSFLNSDINTIERKLEETIQADSLLLKRASLHTLQAGGKRIRPVFVLLAGKFGQYDINVMKNVAVALELIHMASLVHDDVIDDADLRRGQPTVKAKWDNKTAMYTGDFIFALSLELMSDIKKPLAHKILANTIVEVTVGEIQQIKDKYRFDQNLRDYLRRIKRKTALLISASCQLGAIAAEVEESVHKKLYLFGYYVGMAFQITDDILDFTSSEEELGKPAGSDLLQGNITAPALYAMEDEGIRSEIEKVHVDMEPVQIQKIISLIKNSGAIEKSIALSDMYLDKALAVLEDLPANRAKKTLRDIAKFIGRRKY, encoded by the coding sequence ATGAAATTAAAGATGATGTATTCATTTTTGAATTCAGATATAAATACAATAGAAAGAAAGTTAGAAGAGACCATTCAGGCGGATTCTCTTCTTTTGAAACGGGCTTCTTTACATACCCTGCAGGCAGGAGGTAAAAGAATTCGGCCTGTTTTTGTTTTATTGGCTGGAAAGTTTGGTCAATATGATATTAATGTAATGAAAAACGTTGCTGTTGCTCTTGAACTTATTCACATGGCTTCACTCGTACATGATGATGTGATTGACGATGCGGATTTGCGGAGGGGTCAGCCAACTGTTAAAGCAAAATGGGACAACAAGACGGCCATGTATACGGGTGATTTTATCTTTGCACTTTCTCTTGAATTGATGAGTGATATTAAAAAGCCCTTAGCTCATAAAATATTAGCCAATACCATTGTTGAGGTAACGGTTGGTGAAATTCAACAGATAAAAGATAAGTATCGTTTTGATCAAAATCTCAGGGATTATTTGAGAAGAATAAAGCGAAAGACAGCATTGTTAATTTCGGCAAGCTGTCAACTGGGTGCGATTGCTGCTGAGGTAGAAGAGTCTGTACATAAAAAACTGTATCTATTTGGTTATTATGTCGGTATGGCTTTTCAAATTACAGATGACATTCTAGATTTTACCTCATCTGAAGAGGAATTAGGTAAGCCTGCTGGCAGTGATTTGCTCCAAGGTAATATTACAGCTCCCGCTCTTTATGCGATGGAGGATGAAGGTATTCGCTCCGAAATTGAAAAGGTCCATGTGGATATGGAACCAGTTCAAATACAAAAAATTATCTCACTCATTAAAAATTCAGGGGCAATTGAAAAATCTATTGCTTTAAGTGATATGTACTTAGATAAAGCACTAGCAGTACTAGAAGACCTTCCTGCTAATAGAGCCAAAAAAACACTAAGAGATATCGCAAAATTTATCGGACGCCGGAAATATTAA
- the aroC gene encoding chorismate synthase has protein sequence MRYLTAGESHGPQLTTILEGLPAGMPLLAEDINTELARRQQGYGRGRRMQIEKDTVEITSGVRHGLTLGSPIALNVKNNDWKHWTKIMGADPLEEGQEDEVKRKITRPRPGHADLNGAIKYGHRDMRNVLERSSARETTVRVAAGAVAKKLLSLVGVTLVSHVVEIGGIQAKANANLSIEELKERTELSPVRCADPDVEQEMMNAIDTAKKNGDSIGGVVEVIAVGMPAGVGSYVQYDRKLDAKLAAAIVSINAFKGVEFGIGFEAARKPGSEVHDEIVWDQENGYIRKTNRLGGFEGGMSTGMPIVVRGVMKPIPTLYKPLMSVDIDTKEPFSASVERSDSCAVPAAAVVAENVVAWELANSLIDQFYSDRFETFADEIKRQREYAREF, from the coding sequence ATGAGATATTTAACAGCTGGAGAATCACACGGTCCACAATTAACGACAATACTAGAAGGTCTGCCAGCAGGAATGCCATTATTAGCTGAAGACATAAATACTGAACTTGCAAGACGGCAACAAGGATACGGTCGTGGCAGAAGGATGCAAATAGAGAAAGATACCGTTGAAATCACATCTGGAGTACGACATGGACTAACACTTGGGTCTCCGATTGCTCTAAACGTAAAGAACAATGACTGGAAGCATTGGACAAAAATTATGGGAGCAGACCCATTAGAAGAAGGTCAAGAGGATGAGGTAAAACGAAAAATAACCCGCCCAAGGCCAGGCCATGCTGATTTAAACGGGGCGATAAAATATGGTCACCGTGATATGAGAAATGTCCTTGAGCGTTCTTCTGCACGCGAAACAACAGTTAGAGTAGCAGCAGGAGCCGTTGCTAAGAAGCTTTTATCTTTAGTTGGCGTTACACTTGTTTCGCATGTGGTTGAAATTGGTGGTATTCAAGCAAAAGCAAACGCTAATTTATCTATCGAAGAGTTAAAAGAGAGAACTGAGCTTTCACCTGTACGCTGCGCTGACCCTGATGTTGAACAGGAAATGATGAATGCCATTGACACTGCTAAGAAAAATGGTGATTCAATTGGCGGTGTGGTAGAAGTCATCGCAGTTGGCATGCCTGCTGGGGTGGGTAGCTATGTTCAATATGACAGAAAATTAGATGCAAAGCTTGCTGCAGCGATTGTAAGTATTAATGCATTTAAAGGAGTAGAGTTTGGAATCGGCTTTGAAGCAGCAAGAAAGCCGGGAAGTGAAGTACATGATGAGATTGTTTGGGATCAAGAAAACGGTTATATACGAAAGACGAACCGTTTAGGTGGTTTCGAAGGTGGAATGAGCACAGGAATGCCGATTGTTGTTCGAGGCGTAATGAAGCCTATTCCGACATTATATAAGCCATTAATGAGTGTTGATATTGATACGAAAGAGCCGTTTTCAGCTAGTGTGGAACGCTCAGATAGTTGTGCTGTCCCTGCAGCTGCGGTTGTTGCCGAGAATGTCGTTGCATGGGAATTAGCCAATTCTCTTATCGATCAATTTTATAGTGACCGCTTTGAAACATTTGCCGATGAAATTAAACGTCAGCGTGAGTACGCGAGGGAATTTTAA
- the ndk gene encoding nucleoside-diphosphate kinase, translating into MEKTFLMVKPDGVQRNLIGEIVARFEKKGFQLVGAKLMSIPTELAEEHYGEHKERPFFGELVDFITSGPVFAMVWQGENVIATARQMMGSTNPKDAAPGTIRGDFGLTVGKNVIHGSDSPASAEREIGLFFKDGGVVEYSKLVNEWIY; encoded by the coding sequence ATGGAAAAAACATTTTTAATGGTGAAGCCTGATGGCGTACAGCGTAATTTAATCGGAGAAATCGTTGCTCGTTTCGAAAAAAAGGGCTTCCAGTTAGTAGGCGCTAAATTAATGAGCATTCCGACTGAACTTGCAGAGGAACACTATGGTGAGCACAAAGAACGTCCATTCTTTGGTGAATTAGTAGATTTCATTACATCTGGCCCTGTATTTGCAATGGTTTGGCAAGGTGAGAATGTTATTGCAACAGCACGTCAAATGATGGGATCAACCAACCCAAAGGACGCTGCGCCTGGTACAATCCGTGGTGATTTTGGCTTAACAGTTGGAAAGAATGTTATTCACGGTTCAGATTCACCTGCAAGTGCAGAGCGTGAAATTGGATTGTTTTTTAAAGATGGCGGCGTAGTAGAGTACTCTAAACTCGTAAACGAATGGATTTACTAA